Within the candidate division KSB1 bacterium genome, the region CGTGACGGCGGAGGGAAGATTTATGTTTTGTGATTTGCGCCAGGCGGCCGGCGCCCGCAAGATTTTACGGGTTTTGATCGATTCGCTGATTGAAAAAATTCCGTAATCGCCTTCGCCAAGTCTTGCCATCGCCGCCGTCGCGGCTCGCACGGCGGCTTTTTGTTTTTGTCAATGTGAGGAAGAGAAGATGAAACGCGTTTATCGTAATATTTCCGAAGCCGTCGGCAACACCCCGCTGGTGCGTCTGAATCGCGTCACCGCCGGCATCAAAGCCGCGGTTTATGCAAAAGTGGAATATCTCAACCCCGGCGGCAGCATTAAGGATCGTATTGCCTTTGCAATGATTGATGACGCCGAAAAATCGGGACGGCTCAAGCCTGGCGGCACCATCGTCGAAGCCACCAGCGGCAACACCGGCGCCGGCCTGGCCCTGGCCGCGGCGATCAAGGGCTATCGGGCGATTTTTACCATGCCCGATAAAATGAGCCAGGAAAAAGTGCGCATGCTTAAAGCCTACGGCGCGGAGGTGATCATCTGCCCGACCGCCGTGCCGCACGACTCGCCGGAAAGTTATCACAGCGTCGCCGAGAAATTGGTGAAAGAAACGCCCAACGCCATTCTCGCCAATCAGTATTTCAATCCGGAAAACCCGGCGGCGCACTATCGCACCACCGGCCCGGAAATTTGGGAACAAACCGACGGCAAAATTGATTATTTCGTCTGCGGCGTCGGCACTGGCGGCACGATTTCCGGTGCCGCCAAATATCTCAAAGAAAAAAAATCCACCATCAAAGTCATCGGCGCCGACCCCGCCGGCTCCGCCTTGCGCGAGCATTTTTACACCCGCCAGCTGATTCAGAGCCAGCCCTACAAGGTCGAAGGCATCGGCCAGGAAATCATTCCTGGCACGCTGCATTGGGAATACGTCGACGAAGTTTATACCGTTGGCGACAAGGAATCTTTTTTGATGGCACGGCGGCTCGCTCGGGAAGAAGGCCTGCTTGTCGGCGGCTCCTCCGGCAGCGCGGCGCATGTCGCGTTGAAAGTGGCCCACGCGCTGCCCGCGGATAAAGTTGTGGTCGTGATTCTGCCCGACACCGGAAAATATTATCTTTCCAAATTCTACTCCGACGAATGGATGAAAGAAAATCGCTTCCTCGACATCGAGCGGGCGCTGGTGCACAACTTGTTGAGCGCCAAACACAAGGGCTTGCCGGCGCTTGTCGCCATATCGCCTTCTGAAACCGTGCGTGAAGCCTTAAAAATAATGGAAACCAACAACATCTCGCAATTGCCGGTTATTGAAGACGGAAAATCAATCGGCAGCCTAGAGGAGAGCACGTTGATGGGGCGGATTTTGGAGAACGCCAGTTTGATCGACCAACAGGTTCGCGTGGTGATGGAGCCGAGTTTTCCGATTATTCAACACGATGACACGCTCGAGCATACCAAATATTTGCTGGCGCGGCGCTATCCCGCCATCCTGGTGCAGGAACACGGTCACTTGGTAGGCATAATTACGAAATCCGATTTGATCGACTTTATGGCCTAATAATTTGAAATTTTAAATTTTCAATTGAAAATTTAAAATTGACAGGAGGAGGTAATGGGTTATCAAAC harbors:
- a CDS encoding cystathionine beta-synthase, producing MKRVYRNISEAVGNTPLVRLNRVTAGIKAAVYAKVEYLNPGGSIKDRIAFAMIDDAEKSGRLKPGGTIVEATSGNTGAGLALAAAIKGYRAIFTMPDKMSQEKVRMLKAYGAEVIICPTAVPHDSPESYHSVAEKLVKETPNAILANQYFNPENPAAHYRTTGPEIWEQTDGKIDYFVCGVGTGGTISGAAKYLKEKKSTIKVIGADPAGSALREHFYTRQLIQSQPYKVEGIGQEIIPGTLHWEYVDEVYTVGDKESFLMARRLAREEGLLVGGSSGSAAHVALKVAHALPADKVVVVILPDTGKYYLSKFYSDEWMKENRFLDIERALVHNLLSAKHKGLPALVAISPSETVREALKIMETNNISQLPVIEDGKSIGSLEESTLMGRILENASLIDQQVRVVMEPSFPIIQHDDTLEHTKYLLARRYPAILVQEHGHLVGIITKSDLIDFMA